Within Pangasianodon hypophthalmus isolate fPanHyp1 chromosome 11, fPanHyp1.pri, whole genome shotgun sequence, the genomic segment AGCATTCTCTTACCGGAACTGTAGCTCCTCTATCAGCACTTCTTAAAGCAATTTCTCTTTAGTTCCTGATTTACTAGCTAACAAAAGTGAAACTAAATCATCCCCCGGTATTTCAAAGCACGTCGATTTTGAGGTGTAAAAAACAGTCATACATCACACTTGTGACACGTTTTGTTTAAAAGTAACAAACATAACGCCACTTTTAGATTTGGCGAAGTTTAGACCGTTTTCTTTTCATCTTGTGTTGAACGCGCTTTTCCCCCCAACACGTAGGAACTATTTGTTAGGCTTGATGTTGGAGGCCGAGCGAAATTTCCGGTGCACACTACGTAATCGCACAACCCATGACAGAACCGTATGGACGTAAATAAGCTACAGTATTTCTTTTAACTGAAGAAAATTTTgcgttttgtttaaaatggacGACCAGGAAATGCAATTGAAAGTAAAGCGAGGTAATGTGGCAAAAAGCTTCGTGCTTCCTGTTTGGCTACGTGCCATATAAACAGATGAATTTAGTTTGTTCCGGATTTATAAATGTGAACACtgttatttagctagctagcgctAATACAAGTGGCTTATTTTGGTTCAACATAAATGTCTgagctggtaaaaaaaaaaaatgcgacATGTATATGAATGATAGAGCGTCGAAGGAGTTCTCTATAGAAAATAAACCGTTTGTTTTGTCTGTGGCAGTGACGGATAAGTTCACAGAGAGCATGTACGTGTTGGCTAATGAACCGTCCATAGCGCTGTATCGCCTGCAGGAGCATGTGAGGAGGTCACTGCCTGAGCTGGTACAACACAAGGtaaggtgcttttttttaaatttctgttttatttctagtttaaacatcatcatgaagtgACTTCTGAGCAGGGGCAGGCGGTATCAATGGGCTAGCTTTGTTAAGCCTCCTCAGTCTttcagagagaaatagagatcAGTATAAGGTGGCATTACTTATATCCACATCAGATCATTTGCTGCTATCAAACATTATAAAGCaaattattttggacttttttggAACCAAGATCAACTGCGCAATCAATAAAAATGCATAGAATGGTAAGTGAGACTGGGACTGATTTTATTTCTAGCCCAGTTGATACATTGCCCCCTTTTAGAGCTTTTAAGACCACTTTGGAGACTATCTGAGCAGAAGTTAGTGATTGTACTCGATacggctctccagctcacatcacgaCTGCTGGTTATATAGTTTGAGAGATCAGGTTCAGTCgactcaccaccagtgtgtaaaacctgactgagttacacatGCACAAGCCATGAAACGGttactgatcaccactgttcccttATCTAAATCTCATCACCAGGGAACTCCATTAACTCCAGTGTGCTGTACTTCCACACtcttgtttttatgttatttaacagTTTGTGTCACTGAATTCTTTATAGACAGACATGCAGAGCTGGGAAGAACAGAGCCAAGGAGCAATTTATACTGTGGAGTATGCCTGCAGGTAAGAGTTTAATCACCTAAACACAATATAACTAGgtaaaaacaacacattatgTGTAATGTGATTTGCCTGTTTTTATTCAAGCGCAGTGAAAAGCATGGCCAACAGCAGcctctattttaaaaatatcgaCGGACTGCTGAAGCAAGCCATTGCAACAAAGGAACACATCAGCGGTGCTCAAGGACGCAGGTAGATTATGTGGTCACCGTGGCTTTTTGAAATATTACTTCACGTAATCGCACCATTTCACCATGACCCACCTCAGACCTATGTTTCATAACTATTTGCTTGCTTCTGTTCGTCAAAGGCATGTAAGTcagttgtgttgttttttttatttattatttttttagtattttgcTTTGCCAATTATTATAGT encodes:
- the borcs8 gene encoding BLOC-1-related complex subunit 8 isoform X1, with amino-acid sequence MDDQEMQLKVKRVTDKFTESMYVLANEPSIALYRLQEHVRRSLPELVQHKTDMQSWEEQSQGAIYTVEYACSAVKSMANSSLYFKNIDGLLKQAIATKEHISGAQGRSGVKPVPNHSDPPPHDSSTSS
- the borcs8 gene encoding BLOC-1-related complex subunit 8 isoform X2 translates to MDDQEMQLKVKRVTDKFTESMYVLANEPSIALYRLQEHVRRSLPELVQHKTDMQSWEEQSQGAIYTVEYACSAVKSMANSSLYFKNIDGLLKQAIATKEHISGAQGRRKRNVDPGIMRDTCEKQHSGI